CGGCCACGCCATGACGTGCGATCGCTGCATCGATCACGCGCGCCTTGTAGGTACGGCCCGCCGCATCGACGCCGGTGCCGCGACCCGCCATTTCCTCGGCACCGATGCCGAGCAGGCCCGCGGCGATAGCCGCCGAGGTCGTGGTGTTGCCGATGCCCATCTCGCCGAAAATCAGGATATCAGGCTGACTGGCCTTCGTCCGCGCCACCGCGCGCTGGCCGGCCTCGAAGGCGAATGCCAGCTCCGCCGGCGTGAGCGCCGGCTCACTGCTGAAATCGCGCGTGCCGTGGCGCGGCTTGTCCGTAACCACGCCGGGCATGGCGTCCGCCGCCAGCGTTCCGGCGTCGACGACCTCGAGGCTCGAACCGAGCTCGCGCGCCAACACCGAGATCGCGGCGCCGCCGGCGGCAAAGTTCGCCATCATCGCGACGGTGACGGCCTGCGGATAGGCCGATACGCCCTGTGCGACGATGCCATGATCGCCGGCGAAGATGATGATCGGCACGCGCGCGGCACGCGGGCGTTCGGTCGCCTGCAAGCCCGCAAGCTCGATCGCGAGTTGCTCGAGCCGGCCGAGCGCGCCGGTCGGCTTCGTCAGTTGCGCCTGTCGCGCGATCGCGGCGTCGCGATGGACGACGGAGATCTCGGGACATTTCCGGGTGACCCAATCAGGGATCATGCTGCCTCGCTTACGGCCTGCGCTTGAGAATGTAACTGTCCATGATCCAGCCGTGACGCGCGCGCGCGTCCTGTCGCGCGGCGACGATGCGCGGGCCGACCTCGGTCAGCGCGCCTGACAGAATGATCTGGTCGGCCAGGCCGAGATAGGCGCCCCACCAGATGTGAAGGCCATTTGGATCGAGCGACTGGAATGCCGTGCCGCCGTCGAGCATCACCACCACGGTATCAACGCCTTGCGGCCAGCCGCCTTCGCGCAGGCGGCGTCCCGTCGTCACCAGAAACGGCTCGCCGATGTCGTTGAGCGGCAGCGCATGCGCCGCGCACAGCGCCTGGATCGAGGTGATGCCGGGCACGACCTCGATTCTGGGCAAGGGGTTGAGCCGTCGCGCGATGCGCAGCGAGGAATCGTAGAGCGAGGGATCGCCCCAGATCAGCAGTGCGGCCTTGCCGTCACCGCCGAGATGTTCTTCGATCGTCCGCGACCAGGCCGCGGCGACCGCATCGTGCCAATCGTCGACGCCCTTGCGGTAATCGGCTTCAGCGGCGTCGCGCACGGGAAGATCGAACTCGGCGATGCGCGTTGTGGCATTGGTGAGCACGTCGGCGCAGATCGCCCGCCTGAGATCGGCGAGATCTGTCTTTGCCGTTCCCTTGCGCGGGATCAGCACGAGATCGGCGGCGTTGATCGCGCCAATCGCAGCGCGCGTGAGTTGCCCGGGATCGCCGCAGCCGATGCCGATCAGGGAGAGCGTCATCATGACGATCCGCCCTCCGCCAGCGCGCCGAACATGATGACAGCGGCCGTGGAAGCCGCACCGCCGCGCGCGAGTTGCTCGGCAAGCTCGGCGATCGTGGTGCGCACCAGTCGCTCGTCGGGGCGTCCGAGGGATTCGGCGAACAGCGCCGGCGTGCTCGATGAAAGACCGTGCTCGATCAGTTTTGCGGCCAGCACCGGAAAGGTGCGCCGGCCCATATAGACCACCGTCGTCGCATCAGGATCGGCCAGCGCCGCCCAGTTCAGATCTGGCGGCAGCTCACCGGTGACGTCGGCGCCGGTCACGAACTGCACCCGGCGCGAGGTGTGGCGGCGCGTCAGCGGAATGCCGGCCTGTGCGGCCGCGACGCAGGCCGAGGTGACGCCGGGAACGATCTCGAAGCCGATGCCGGCCTCGCGCAGCGTCTCCAGCTCCTCCTCGAGCCGGCCAAAGATGCCGGCATCGCCCGACTTCAGCCGCACGACCCGCACGCCCGTCGCGGCATAGTCGACCAGCAGGCGATTGACGTGATGCTGCTTTGTCGACGGCCGCCCTGCCCGTTTCCCGACCGCGACGAGATTCGCGCCTGGCCGTGCGAGATCGAGGATCGCGCCCGAGGCGAGATCGTCATAGAGCACGACGTCAGCCTCGCGCAGCCGCGCGGCGCCCTTGAGCGTGAGAAGCTCGGGGTCGCCGGGGCCGGCGGAGACGAAGGAGACAAAACCGCTCACCGGTCCTCCGCGATCAGATGGAAGAACGTGCCCGAGGCGTGCCCGCGCCGCGAGCCGGTCTCGGCGATGACGCTGCCAGTTGCGTCGTGCACGACTGCCAGTGGCGCATCGGGCTGGGCGATGATCGTCGAATAGTGAAACTCGTGGCCGCGCAGCCGCGCGCCGGCCTTGTGCCCCGGCATCGGCATTGCGAGCGAGGCGAGACGATAGCCCAGATGCATGCGCCGCTTGGCAAAACTCGTCTCCAGGCCGAGCAGGCCCGTCATCTCGTGACGGATACCGTCGGCGTCGGTCAAAGCTGTCCCCAGCACCATATACCCACCGCATTCGCCGTGCACTGGTCGCGTCTCGGCGAAGGCGCGCAGACCGTTGCGGAAGCGTGCATTGGCGGCGATCTTGCCGGCATGAAGTTCGGGATAGCCACCGGGCAGCCAGCAGACGTCTGCGCCTGCATCGGGCGCTTCGTCGGCAAGCGGAGAGAACGTTGAAATCTCCGCACCTGCCGCCCGCCAGGCTTCCAGCATGTGCGGATAGACGAAGGAAAACGCGGCATCGCGCGCAAGCGCAATGCGCTGCCCGGGCGGTGTCACGTTGAGGCCGTTCGCGGCCGGTTGCGGCGACCAGCTAGCGGCCGATTGCATCACCGCATCGAGATCGACGTGCTCCGAGACAAAGCGCGCGGCCTCGTCGATCAGTTTTCCGATCTCGGCCTGCTCCTCGGCTTGCACGAGGCCGAGATGCCGCTTCGGCAGGCTGATCTCGGCATGACGCGGCAGCGCGCCGAACACGGCGATGCCGGCGTCGTCGAGCGCACGCCGCACGAGGTCTTCGTGACGCGGGCTGGCGACCCGGTTGAGCATCACGCCCGCAAGGCGCACGCCGGCACGATAATCGCGCAGGCCTGCGGCGATCGCCGCCGCGGTCTGCGCCTGACCGGAGGGGTCGATCACCAGAACCACCGGCCAACCCAGCATTTCCGCGATGTCGGCGGTAGCACCGGTGCCGGAGACGCCGCGCGCGGCGACGCCGTCGAACAGGCCCATCGAGCCCTCGGCAAGCACGATATCGGCATCGCTCCCCCGGCTGACGAGATGCGCGATCGTCGAACGGTCCATCGCCCAGCTATCGACATTGACGGAGGGGCGGCCTGTGGCTGCTGCGTGAAAAGCTGGATCGATGTAATCAGGGCCGCTCTTGAAGCACTGCACTTTCAAGCCACGATTGCGCCAGGCGCGCGCGAGCGCCAGCGTCAGCGTGGTCTTGCCGACGCCCGAGGCCGGCGCGGAGATGACGAGGCCTGCCGCCATCACGATGCCTCCGGAAAACGCGGCTCGGCGCCAACGGGACGATAGCGACGATCGTAATCCGCGGCATAGAGCCGGCTCTCGTCGAAATCCGCCGCACCCAGCGTCTTGCCGACCAGTATCAGCGCGGTGCGCTCCATCTCGGTCGCGACGGCGGCATCGAGCGTCGCCAGCGTCGCGCGGACGATGCGCTGGTCGGGCCAGCTCGCGCGCCAGACGATCGCCACCGGACAGTCCGCGCCGCAATGCGGGGTGAGTTCGGCAACCACCTCGTCGAGCAGATGAATCGACAGATGGATCGCGAGTACCGCGCCGGTCGCGGCGAAGGCCGCAAGCCTCTCGCCCTCGGGCATCGCGCTGGCGCGGCCCGGCGTGCGGGTCAGCACCACCGTCTGAGTGAGGCCGGGCAGCGTCAGCTCGGCTTCCAGCGCGGCGGCGGCGGCGGAAAAGGACGGCACGCCCGGTGTGACGGTGAATGGAATGCCGAGCGCGCGCAGGCGGCGAAGCTGCTCGCCCATCGCCGACCAGATCGAGAGATCGCCGGAATGCAGCCGCGCGACGTCCTTGCCCTCCGCATGCGCGGCGGAGATCTCCGCGATGATCCCGTCGAGCGACAGGGGCGCGGTGTTGACGATGCGCGCTCCGCTCGGGCAATGCGCCAGCACGCCCTCCGGCACCAGCGAACCCGCATAGAGACAGACCGGACAGGCCGCGATCAAATCGCGCCCACGCAAGGTGAGAAGATCGGCGGCGCCCGGCCCGGCGCCGATGAAGTGCACCGTCATGGGCCGTCTCCTTCTGCGATCGCCGCAGTCGCGGTGCGATCCTGCGAGACCGCGCGCGTCGCGATGAGCCGCGCGCGCGGACCAGCGGCGGCCAGCGCTGCTGCCTCGGCGACCGATCCCGTGCCGAACCTTCCGGCGATCCGCTGCGACTGCGTCGGCGTATCGACACGCGCAAGCACATCGGCCGGGACAGCCTTGATCGGCACGCCGCATTCACGCGCGAGCTGCTTCAACACGTCAGCGTCGGCCTTGTCGCTGACAGTAGCCATGGCCGCGAGGCCATCGGGGCCGCCGGCCGCTGCAAGCGCTTCGCGCAAAGAGGCCAGCGTCACATCCTTCTTGAATCCGAGCCCGGCAACCTTCATCGGACCACACTCCACTGCAGCACCGGCCGCGCCGCCTCCCAGGAGCGATAGCGGCCAAGCGGAGCGGCGTAGGCGATCTCGACCCGCATCAACTCGCCGCCATGCTGCTGATGCAGTTCGCCGAGCAGCGCTTCCGTCTCCAGCGTGACGGAATGTGCAACCAACCGCGCCCCTGGCGCAAGCCGCAACCAGATCGCGTCGAACATCGCACGATCGAGGCCGCCACCCACGAAGACGGCATCCGGCGCATCCAGCGAGGCAAGCGCTTCCGGCGCCTGTCCCGTAACTACCGTGATCCGATGCGTCAGTCCAAACGCCGCCGCATTGGCCCGAATGTTCGCGGCGCGATCCTCGCGCGTCTCGATCGCAATCGCCGTCCCGTCACACAGCGCCCACTCAACCGAAATCGAGCCCGAGCCGGCGCCGATGTCCCACAAGCGTTCACCGGGACGCGGGGCCAGCGCCGACAGCGCCAGCGCGCGGACCGGCCGCTTGGTGATCTGGCCGTCATGGGCGAAGAGATCGTCCGAAAGTCCTGAGCTGCGGGGAATGCCCTTCCCGCCCTTCGCCGCGACGGCGACTGCAACCAGGTTTCCAGCGAGGTCGCCGGCAAAGCTGTCGGCACGATGCTCCGCAATGGCCTCGCGCGGGCCGCCAAGTGCGGCGAGAGTCCAGAATGCCGAGCCACCCCACCCGCGTTCCGTCAGCCATCGCGCGAGGTCGCCAGCGGCCTTGCCGTCTCGCACGAGACAAATGATCCGCGCGCCCGGCGCGAGATAGGGTACGAGACGCTCGAACGGCGCGGCATGAAGCCCGAGGCAGGCGATGGATTCGAGCCGCCAGCCCAGCCGCGCGGCGGCGAGCGAGAAGGTCGAGGGCGCCGAATGCGCGATCCACTCGCTCGGGTCGAGCCTCTCGGCAAGGCCTGCGCCGGCGCCATGCCAGAACGGATCGCCGGAGGCCAGCACGGCCGTGGGCCTTCCACGGCAGCTCAGCACGATGTCTGCGTTGAAAGGCACCGGCCATGCGCGGCCGCGGCTTCCGACGTCTGCAAGCGCGAGATGACGCTCGCCGCCGAACACGGTTTCCGCGCTGGCGAGCGCCTTTCGACTTGCGTCCGACAGCCCCGCGAGGCCATCTTCGCCGATACCGATGATGGTCAGCCAGGGATCAGCCATGACGCGCGCCCTTGTTCTGGGCGGAATTGCCGACGCGAGCCTGCTCGCCGCGGAGATCGCGCGCGCAGGCATTGACGCCGTATATTCCTACGGCGGCCGCACCCGGGCGCCTGCCGATCAGCCGCTGCCGACCCGCATCGGTGGTTTTGGCGGCGCGAGCGGGCTGGCCGACTACGTCAGGCGCGAAGGCATCACGCATGTGATCGACGCCACGCATCCCTTTGCCGCCGAGATGAGCCGTCATGCGGTCGACGCTTGCGAGGAGACCGGCACGCCGCTGATCGCGCTC
The genomic region above belongs to Bradyrhizobium sp. CCBAU 53338 and contains:
- a CDS encoding cobalamin biosynthesis protein, coding for MKVAGLGFKKDVTLASLREALAAAGGPDGLAAMATVSDKADADVLKQLARECGVPIKAVPADVLARVDTPTQSQRIAGRFGTGSVAEAAALAAAGPRARLIATRAVSQDRTATAAIAEGDGP
- the cobF gene encoding precorrin-6A synthase (deacetylating) is translated as MMTLSLIGIGCGDPGQLTRAAIGAINAADLVLIPRKGTAKTDLADLRRAICADVLTNATTRIAEFDLPVRDAAEADYRKGVDDWHDAVAAAWSRTIEEHLGGDGKAALLIWGDPSLYDSSLRIARRLNPLPRIEVVPGITSIQALCAAHALPLNDIGEPFLVTTGRRLREGGWPQGVDTVVVMLDGGTAFQSLDPNGLHIWWGAYLGLADQIILSGALTEVGPRIVAARQDARARHGWIMDSYILKRRP
- a CDS encoding cobyrinate a,c-diamide synthase, whose translation is MAAGLVISAPASGVGKTTLTLALARAWRNRGLKVQCFKSGPDYIDPAFHAAATGRPSVNVDSWAMDRSTIAHLVSRGSDADIVLAEGSMGLFDGVAARGVSGTGATADIAEMLGWPVVLVIDPSGQAQTAAAIAAGLRDYRAGVRLAGVMLNRVASPRHEDLVRRALDDAGIAVFGALPRHAEISLPKRHLGLVQAEEQAEIGKLIDEAARFVSEHVDLDAVMQSAASWSPQPAANGLNVTPPGQRIALARDAAFSFVYPHMLEAWRAAGAEISTFSPLADEAPDAGADVCWLPGGYPELHAGKIAANARFRNGLRAFAETRPVHGECGGYMVLGTALTDADGIRHEMTGLLGLETSFAKRRMHLGYRLASLAMPMPGHKAGARLRGHEFHYSTIIAQPDAPLAVVHDATGSVIAETGSRRGHASGTFFHLIAEDR
- the cbiT gene encoding precorrin-6Y C5,15-methyltransferase (decarboxylating) subunit CbiT codes for the protein MADPWLTIIGIGEDGLAGLSDASRKALASAETVFGGERHLALADVGSRGRAWPVPFNADIVLSCRGRPTAVLASGDPFWHGAGAGLAERLDPSEWIAHSAPSTFSLAAARLGWRLESIACLGLHAAPFERLVPYLAPGARIICLVRDGKAAGDLARWLTERGWGGSAFWTLAALGGPREAIAEHRADSFAGDLAGNLVAVAVAAKGGKGIPRSSGLSDDLFAHDGQITKRPVRALALSALAPRPGERLWDIGAGSGSISVEWALCDGTAIAIETREDRAANIRANAAAFGLTHRITVVTGQAPEALASLDAPDAVFVGGGLDRAMFDAIWLRLAPGARLVAHSVTLETEALLGELHQQHGGELMRVEIAYAAPLGRYRSWEAARPVLQWSVVR
- the cobA gene encoding uroporphyrinogen-III C-methyltransferase, with amino-acid sequence MSGFVSFVSAGPGDPELLTLKGAARLREADVVLYDDLASGAILDLARPGANLVAVGKRAGRPSTKQHHVNRLLVDYAATGVRVVRLKSGDAGIFGRLEEELETLREAGIGFEIVPGVTSACVAAAQAGIPLTRRHTSRRVQFVTGADVTGELPPDLNWAALADPDATTVVYMGRRTFPVLAAKLIEHGLSSSTPALFAESLGRPDERLVRTTIAELAEQLARGGAASTAAVIMFGALAEGGSS
- the cobT gene encoding nicotinate-nucleotide--dimethylbenzimidazole phosphoribosyltransferase, with protein sequence MIPDWVTRKCPEISVVHRDAAIARQAQLTKPTGALGRLEQLAIELAGLQATERPRAARVPIIIFAGDHGIVAQGVSAYPQAVTVAMMANFAAGGAAISVLARELGSSLEVVDAGTLAADAMPGVVTDKPRHGTRDFSSEPALTPAELAFAFEAGQRAVARTKASQPDILIFGEMGIGNTTTSAAIAAGLLGIGAEEMAGRGTGVDAAGRTYKARVIDAAIARHGVAGAAPEKILCAVGGLEIAAISGAIIAAAQARIPVLIDGFIVSVAALAAARLNPSCQPFLLPSHQSAEQGHRLVLRALNVQPLISLDLRLGEGSGAAIALPLVRSACALHNDMATFAQASVPDRPG
- the cobM gene encoding precorrin-4 C(11)-methyltransferase encodes the protein MTVHFIGAGPGAADLLTLRGRDLIAACPVCLYAGSLVPEGVLAHCPSGARIVNTAPLSLDGIIAEISAAHAEGKDVARLHSGDLSIWSAMGEQLRRLRALGIPFTVTPGVPSFSAAAAALEAELTLPGLTQTVVLTRTPGRASAMPEGERLAAFAATGAVLAIHLSIHLLDEVVAELTPHCGADCPVAIVWRASWPDQRIVRATLATLDAAVATEMERTALILVGKTLGAADFDESRLYAADYDRRYRPVGAEPRFPEAS